A genomic segment from Cyanobium sp. NIES-981 encodes:
- the atpA gene encoding F0F1 ATP synthase subunit alpha yields MVSIRPDEISAILKQQIEDYDKSVSVSNVGTVLQIGDGIARVYGLQQVMAGELVQFEDGTEGIALNLEDDNVGVVLMGEGRGIQEGSTVKATGKIASVPVGDAMLGRVVNSLGQPIDGKGDIATTESRLIESMAPGIIERKSVHEPLQTGITAIDAMIPIGRGQRELIIGDRQTGKTAIAIDTIINQMGQDVVCVYVAIGQKNASVANVVDVLREKGALDYTIVVCASASEAAAMQYLAPYTGAALAEYFMYQGKATLVIYDDLTKQAQAYRQMSLLLRRPPGREAYPGDVFYCHSRLLERAAKLSDKMGKGSMTALPIIETQAGDVSAYIPTNVISITDGQVFLSSDLFNSGLRPAINVGISVSRVGGAAQTKAIKKIAGTLKLELAQFDELAAFSQFASDLDAATQAQLARGKRLREILKQPQFSPLNLAEQVAVVYAGVKGLIDEIPVESVVQFCRELREYLKTNKADYISKVQNEKVLSEEAEALLKEAIAEVKSTMLASI; encoded by the coding sequence ATGGTTTCCATCCGCCCCGACGAGATCAGCGCCATCCTCAAGCAGCAGATTGAGGACTACGACAAATCTGTTTCGGTCAGCAACGTTGGAACCGTGCTGCAGATCGGTGACGGCATCGCCCGGGTCTACGGCCTCCAGCAGGTGATGGCCGGGGAGCTGGTTCAGTTCGAGGATGGTACCGAGGGCATCGCTCTCAACCTGGAGGACGACAACGTCGGCGTGGTGCTGATGGGCGAGGGCCGTGGCATCCAGGAGGGAAGCACGGTCAAGGCCACCGGCAAGATCGCTTCGGTGCCCGTGGGTGACGCCATGCTGGGCAGGGTCGTCAACTCTCTGGGTCAGCCCATCGACGGCAAGGGTGACATCGCCACCACCGAATCCCGCCTGATCGAGTCGATGGCGCCCGGCATCATCGAGCGCAAGTCGGTGCATGAACCCCTGCAGACAGGCATCACCGCGATTGACGCGATGATCCCCATTGGTCGCGGCCAGCGCGAGCTCATCATCGGCGACCGTCAGACCGGTAAGACCGCCATCGCGATCGATACCATCATCAACCAGATGGGCCAGGACGTGGTGTGCGTCTATGTGGCCATCGGCCAGAAGAATGCTTCTGTCGCCAACGTTGTCGATGTGCTGCGCGAGAAGGGCGCCCTCGACTACACGATCGTTGTGTGTGCCAGCGCCTCTGAGGCAGCTGCAATGCAATACCTGGCTCCCTACACCGGAGCAGCCCTGGCCGAATACTTCATGTACCAGGGCAAGGCCACCCTGGTGATCTACGACGACCTCACCAAGCAGGCCCAGGCCTATCGCCAGATGTCTCTGCTGCTTCGCCGGCCGCCCGGTCGCGAGGCTTACCCCGGCGATGTGTTCTATTGCCACAGCCGTCTGCTCGAGCGTGCCGCCAAGCTCTCCGACAAGATGGGCAAGGGATCCATGACCGCCCTGCCGATCATCGAGACTCAGGCGGGCGACGTTTCGGCCTACATCCCCACCAACGTGATCTCGATCACCGATGGCCAGGTGTTCCTCAGTTCCGACCTGTTCAACTCAGGCCTTCGTCCTGCCATCAACGTGGGCATCTCCGTGAGCCGGGTGGGTGGTGCTGCCCAGACCAAGGCGATCAAGAAAATTGCCGGCACTCTCAAGCTCGAGTTGGCCCAGTTCGATGAACTCGCGGCCTTCTCCCAGTTCGCCTCCGATCTGGATGCCGCGACCCAGGCCCAGCTTGCCCGTGGCAAGCGCCTTCGCGAAATTCTCAAGCAGCCGCAGTTCAGCCCCCTCAATCTCGCCGAGCAGGTGGCTGTCGTCTACGCCGGTGTCAAGGGTCTGATTGATGAGATCCCTGTGGAGTCGGTGGTTCAGTTCTGCCGAGAGCTGCGCGAGTACCTCAAAACCAACAAGGCTGACTACATCTCCAAAGTGCAGAATGAGAAGGTGCTCAGCGAGGAAGCTGAAGCCCTGCTCAAAGAGGCTATTGCTGAGGTGAAGTCGACCATGCTGGCCTCGATCTGA
- the atpB gene encoding F0F1 ATP synthase subunit A: MVPLPLHLPFAELEVGQQFYWHLGNLQLHGQVFISSWVVIGALLVLIVVGTRKMERDPRGVQNLLEFLWDYLRDLAREQIGEKAYRDWLPFIGTLFLFIFVCNWGGALIPWKLIELPNGELGAPTADINTTVAMALLVSLSYFYAGLSRKGLRYFEYYVEPTPIMLPFKIIEDFTKPLSLSFRLFGNILADELVVAVLAFLVPVIVPLPAMFLGLFTSAIQALIFATLAANYIGEAVHEEHH, translated from the coding sequence ATGGTTCCCTTGCCCCTTCATCTTCCCTTCGCTGAGTTGGAGGTTGGCCAGCAGTTCTACTGGCACCTCGGCAATCTTCAGCTTCATGGCCAGGTCTTCATCAGTTCCTGGGTCGTGATCGGCGCCCTCCTCGTTCTTATCGTCGTGGGCACCAGAAAGATGGAGCGCGATCCTCGAGGTGTCCAGAACCTTCTGGAGTTTCTCTGGGATTATCTCCGCGATCTGGCTCGGGAGCAGATTGGTGAAAAGGCATACCGAGACTGGCTCCCCTTCATCGGTACTCTCTTCCTCTTCATCTTTGTCTGCAACTGGGGCGGCGCTCTGATCCCCTGGAAGCTGATCGAGCTGCCCAATGGTGAGCTGGGAGCTCCGACAGCGGATATCAACACCACTGTGGCCATGGCCTTGCTGGTGTCATTGTCTTATTTCTACGCCGGGCTGAGCCGCAAGGGTCTCCGCTATTTCGAATATTACGTGGAGCCCACCCCGATCATGCTCCCGTTCAAGATCATCGAGGATTTCACCAAGCCGCTCTCCCTGTCCTTTCGTCTGTTCGGCAACATCCTTGCCGATGAACTGGTCGTGGCCGTTCTGGCATTCCTGGTGCCGGTCATCGTTCCGCTGCCGGCCATGTTCCTCGGCCTGTTCACCAGTGCCATCCAGGCCCTGATCTTCGCCACCCTCGCTGCCAACTACATCGGCGAGGCCGTCCACGAAGAGCACCACTGA
- a CDS encoding phycobilisome linker polypeptide, translating into MRLFKITACIPCPEKSRTQRELQNTYFTKWVPYESWFAEQQRIMKQGGKILKVELATGRRQVNVGN; encoded by the coding sequence ATGCGCCTGTTCAAGATCACCGCCTGTATTCCTTGTCCAGAGAAGTCCCGCACACAGCGGGAACTTCAGAACACTTACTTCACGAAGTGGGTCCCCTATGAGAGCTGGTTCGCTGAACAACAGCGAATCATGAAGCAAGGCGGCAAGATTCTCAAGGTGGAACTGGCCACTGGTCGCCGCCAGGTGAACGTGGGCAACTGA
- the atpH gene encoding ATP synthase F1 subunit delta, with amino-acid sequence MPLLNTIATPYAEALLQVSESRQDTDLVAEQVRGLLQVWSSSPELRAAMTSPVLEPEVKKSALAALFDAQLTASLQNLLKLLADRQRIAMLDAVLLRFLELYRELRQITLARVTAATPLSDQQQSLLNEKVKAIAGTDSVEFEIQIDPALIGGFIVSMGSQVIDASLSGQVRRLGLALARAS; translated from the coding sequence ATGCCTCTCCTCAACACCATCGCCACCCCCTACGCCGAGGCCCTGCTTCAGGTTTCTGAATCCCGCCAGGACACTGATCTGGTGGCCGAGCAGGTTCGGGGTCTGCTCCAGGTGTGGTCCTCCAGCCCCGAGCTGCGGGCTGCCATGACCTCCCCCGTGCTGGAGCCCGAGGTCAAGAAAAGTGCCCTGGCGGCCCTCTTCGATGCCCAGCTCACTGCCTCGCTGCAGAACCTCCTGAAGCTGCTGGCCGACCGCCAGCGCATCGCCATGCTCGATGCGGTGCTGCTGCGTTTCCTGGAGCTCTATCGCGAACTGCGCCAGATCACGCTCGCCAGGGTCACGGCGGCCACCCCGCTGTCTGACCAGCAGCAGAGCCTGCTCAACGAGAAGGTCAAGGCCATTGCCGGCACTGACTCCGTTGAGTTTGAGATCCAGATTGACCCCGCACTGATCGGTGGCTTCATCGTGAGCATGGGCTCCCAGGTGATTGACGCCAGCCTCTCCGGTCAGGTGCGTCGGTTGGGTCTGGCGCTGGCCCGGGCGAGCTAG
- a CDS encoding F0F1 ATP synthase subunit B, which yields MTIQFPAPALFAHHGGFGINFNPFETNLINLVIVIGVLVWFLRGFLGGMLERRRESILADLSDAENRLSSATAELERAQSDLAAAQHKAESIRRDGVARAAAVREESEKRTIEEMARLKEDAVADLNSEAARVSDLLRREAARQAIERALASLPSKLDDAAQTRLIDQSIRNLGND from the coding sequence ATGACCATCCAGTTCCCGGCACCAGCCCTTTTCGCCCACCACGGCGGTTTCGGCATCAACTTCAACCCCTTCGAAACGAATCTGATCAACCTGGTCATTGTGATCGGGGTCCTGGTCTGGTTCCTCAGGGGATTTCTGGGGGGGATGCTGGAACGCCGTCGCGAGTCCATTCTCGCAGATCTTTCCGACGCGGAAAATCGGCTCAGCAGTGCCACCGCAGAGCTTGAGCGGGCCCAGTCCGATCTGGCCGCCGCCCAGCACAAGGCCGAGTCCATCCGTCGCGATGGCGTGGCAAGGGCAGCTGCGGTGCGTGAGGAGAGCGAGAAGCGCACCATCGAGGAGATGGCCAGGCTCAAGGAAGATGCCGTGGCTGACCTCAATTCCGAGGCTGCCCGGGTCTCCGATCTGCTTCGCCGCGAAGCCGCCCGGCAGGCCATCGAGCGTGCCCTGGCTTCCCTGCCGTCCAAGCTCGATGACGCTGCCCAGACCCGGCTGATCGACCAGTCCATCCGCAACCTGGGGAACGACTGA
- a CDS encoding allophycocyanin subunit alpha, with product MSIVSNSIINADAEARYLSPGELDQIKSFVAAGQRRVRVAQVLSESRERIVKTAGGALFQRRPDVISPGGNAYGEEMTASCLRDMDYYLRLVTYGVVAGDVTPIEEIGIIGAKEMYRSLGTPLDAMAEAIREMKNVATGMLTGADAEEAGFYFDYVIGALS from the coding sequence ATGAGCATCGTCTCCAACTCGATCATCAACGCGGACGCCGAAGCCCGCTATCTCAGCCCTGGCGAACTCGACCAGATCAAATCGTTCGTGGCCGCTGGCCAACGCCGCGTTCGCGTGGCTCAGGTCCTCAGCGAGAGCCGCGAACGGATCGTCAAGACCGCCGGAGGAGCGCTCTTCCAGCGCCGTCCTGACGTCATCTCCCCTGGCGGCAATGCCTACGGCGAAGAGATGACGGCTTCGTGCCTCCGCGACATGGACTACTACCTGCGCCTGGTCACCTATGGCGTGGTTGCGGGCGATGTGACTCCCATCGAAGAGATCGGAATCATCGGTGCCAAAGAGATGTACCGATCCCTCGGCACTCCTCTCGATGCGATGGCCGAAGCCATCCGTGAGATGAAGAACGTGGCCACCGGCATGCTCACTGGCGCTGATGCCGAAGAAGCTGGTTTCTACTTCGACTACGTCATCGGCGCCCTCTCCTGA
- the apcB gene encoding allophycocyanin subunit beta, protein MQDAITNVINQADVQGLYLDGSAMGRLEQYFASGELRVRAAATISANASAIIKEAVAKSLLYSDITRPGGNMYTCRRYAACIRDLDYYLRYATYAMLAGDTSILDERVLNGLKETYNSLGVPIGATVQSIQAMKEVTASLVGPDAGREMAVYFDYICSGLGN, encoded by the coding sequence ATGCAAGACGCCATCACCAACGTCATCAACCAGGCCGACGTCCAAGGCCTGTACCTCGATGGTTCAGCCATGGGACGGCTTGAGCAGTACTTCGCCAGCGGCGAGCTGCGCGTTCGTGCCGCTGCCACCATCAGCGCCAATGCTTCGGCCATCATCAAGGAAGCTGTTGCCAAATCCCTGCTCTATTCGGACATCACCCGTCCGGGTGGCAACATGTACACCTGCCGTCGCTATGCAGCCTGCATTCGCGACCTGGACTACTACCTGCGCTACGCCACCTATGCCATGCTGGCGGGCGACACCTCAATCCTTGATGAGCGCGTGCTGAACGGCCTGAAGGAGACCTACAACTCCCTTGGGGTGCCCATCGGCGCAACTGTGCAATCGATTCAGGCGATGAAGGAAGTGACAGCCTCCCTTGTGGGTCCTGACGCAGGCCGGGAAATGGCCGTGTACTTCGACTACATCTGCTCAGGCCTGGGTAACTGA
- the atpE gene encoding ATP synthase F0 subunit C, translating into MSDLTSAASVLAAALAVGLAAIGPGIGQGTAAGQAVEGIARQPEAEGKIRGTLLLSLAFMEALTIYGLVVALVLLFANPFAG; encoded by the coding sequence ATGAGTGATCTGACCTCCGCCGCTTCCGTTCTGGCCGCTGCTCTGGCCGTGGGTCTCGCCGCCATCGGCCCTGGCATCGGCCAGGGCACCGCAGCCGGTCAGGCTGTGGAGGGTATTGCCCGCCAGCCTGAGGCTGAGGGCAAAATCCGTGGCACCCTGCTGCTGTCGCTGGCCTTCATGGAAGCTCTCACCATCTACGGCCTGGTCGTGGCTCTGGTGCTGCTGTTCGCCAACCCGTTCGCAGGCTGA
- a CDS encoding phycobilisome rod-core linker polypeptide, whose amino-acid sequence MTVTASSGSTRVAPQRYDTLPLSSVRQAEQEDRFPDGGELDNLITFFQSGQRRVAAAQRLSENADFIVAKAANRIFSGGTPLSYLDAPLSPSARGGGDGSPLAADQAAFQRSVQTFAGATGTSGKGNLISRLLEGAGGDADVRVVLPTGFTPISVGIYGTARMRKSIRDLAWFLRYVGYALVAGDPSILAVNTRGLRDVLEKACSLAATNVALQEMRAAAAGLFKAEPEARQLVIQYFNVLLNELAVPTPSARQRLGSPVNQGLQLPATYALGAQGKAQRFVMKPAMTGAQKAEVIRAAYRQVFERDIVKGYSQEVCPVEATQVRQGQISMREFIRALGRSREYQKQFYGRFSNSRAVELAFRHFLGRGISSREEFTKFFDIVSAQGLPGLVDCLVNSMEYARVFGEETVPYLRDLGEEAQESAGWGSNRKLFRFSAPFEGAPQYVTLYAAYRQPFPDQHPYGGGNDPLGLTYGAIFPSGTAKVATRPVPFSYDSRRILIGNGLNQPGQMGSTQFRKAEPRRVGPRVVRLQQIATGGNSVPRRGGQPSVRNTESSTQAVINAVYVQVLGNTGYAGERNKVEEIKLENGDISLREFVRQVARSNAFRRRYWSGLYITKAIEVMHRRLLGRPTFGRWEIDAYFDTAARLGFYGVVDAMLNSREYNDCFGEDTVPFERFITPTDRTARKVPGLNRPFNASAYTDLTPAKRPEVTPPQAVRTVGDITPRNLPERSTVVRGGWSAKIAGGVVNTPAPGAFESRSIRQRPAPSRTWRDPGVSAYWSTPGGAGFTGPAQSAPASGDWKKAVSTNLATATALQPGDAMRNALRPGQPQGFQRRQSLGRPVRVGRTATETQVQEALEAVYRQLLNRIPLTAERLTDAESQFRNNQLTAAEFVEQLATTDLFQQRLNRMAPLRAASAAYLALLGRAAEPHEVSRFLAIRSKRGQVAAVQDLLNSSEYATAFGQDTVPFLRGLRTAPGQPLTTVNRTAALYAGNAGLTPSPKGAL is encoded by the coding sequence ATGACCGTGACCGCCAGCAGCGGCAGCACAAGGGTTGCTCCCCAGCGTTACGACACCCTGCCGCTGTCCAGCGTCCGTCAGGCGGAGCAGGAGGACCGCTTCCCCGACGGAGGCGAACTCGACAACCTCATCACCTTCTTCCAGAGCGGCCAACGGCGGGTTGCAGCGGCGCAGCGGCTCTCGGAAAACGCCGATTTCATTGTCGCCAAAGCGGCGAACAGGATCTTCTCCGGTGGCACGCCGCTCTCCTATCTCGACGCGCCCCTGAGTCCCAGCGCGCGCGGTGGCGGTGATGGCAGTCCCCTCGCTGCCGACCAGGCCGCCTTCCAGCGCTCCGTCCAGACCTTTGCCGGTGCCACCGGGACCAGTGGCAAGGGGAATCTGATCAGCAGGTTGCTCGAGGGTGCGGGCGGCGATGCCGACGTCCGGGTGGTCCTGCCCACCGGTTTCACGCCGATCTCGGTGGGGATCTACGGCACAGCCCGGATGCGCAAGTCGATCCGCGATCTGGCCTGGTTCCTCCGCTATGTGGGCTATGCGCTGGTGGCGGGGGATCCGAGCATCCTCGCCGTGAACACCCGAGGGCTGCGGGATGTGCTCGAAAAAGCCTGCTCCCTGGCGGCCACCAACGTCGCCCTGCAGGAGATGCGGGCCGCTGCGGCCGGCCTGTTCAAGGCGGAGCCGGAAGCCCGCCAGTTGGTCATCCAATACTTCAATGTCCTGCTGAACGAACTGGCCGTACCCACCCCCTCGGCCCGCCAGCGGCTGGGCAGTCCCGTGAACCAGGGACTGCAACTCCCCGCCACCTACGCCCTAGGGGCTCAGGGCAAGGCCCAGCGCTTCGTGATGAAGCCGGCAATGACCGGGGCCCAGAAAGCCGAGGTGATCCGCGCGGCCTATCGGCAGGTGTTTGAGCGGGACATCGTCAAGGGCTACAGCCAGGAGGTCTGTCCCGTCGAAGCGACCCAGGTGCGCCAGGGTCAGATCTCGATGCGGGAGTTCATCCGTGCCCTCGGACGCAGCAGGGAGTACCAGAAGCAGTTCTACGGCCGGTTTTCCAACAGCAGGGCCGTTGAACTCGCCTTCCGCCACTTCCTCGGTCGAGGGATCAGTTCCAGGGAGGAATTCACAAAATTCTTCGACATCGTCAGCGCCCAGGGCCTGCCCGGCCTGGTCGACTGTCTGGTGAACTCGATGGAGTATGCCAGGGTTTTTGGTGAAGAAACCGTTCCCTATCTGCGGGATCTGGGCGAAGAGGCCCAGGAGAGTGCCGGCTGGGGTTCCAATCGAAAGCTGTTCCGCTTCAGTGCACCCTTCGAAGGGGCTCCGCAGTACGTCACCCTCTATGCGGCCTACCGCCAACCCTTCCCCGACCAGCATCCCTACGGGGGTGGCAACGACCCCCTCGGCCTCACCTATGGCGCCATCTTCCCCTCCGGCACGGCCAAGGTGGCGACGCGACCAGTTCCCTTCAGCTACGACAGCCGCAGAATCCTGATCGGCAACGGGTTGAACCAGCCTGGCCAGATGGGCAGCACCCAGTTCCGCAAGGCAGAACCCCGCAGGGTTGGGCCACGGGTGGTGCGCCTGCAGCAGATCGCCACGGGTGGCAACTCTGTACCTCGTCGCGGCGGCCAGCCGAGTGTGCGGAACACGGAGTCCAGCACCCAGGCCGTGATCAACGCGGTGTACGTGCAGGTGCTCGGGAACACCGGCTATGCGGGGGAGCGGAACAAAGTTGAAGAGATCAAGCTCGAAAATGGGGATATCAGTCTCAGGGAATTCGTCCGCCAGGTAGCCAGGTCGAATGCATTCAGAAGGCGTTACTGGAGTGGTCTCTACATCACCAAAGCCATCGAGGTGATGCACCGCCGGCTCCTTGGGCGCCCCACGTTTGGCCGCTGGGAGATCGACGCTTACTTTGATACAGCTGCCCGCCTTGGCTTCTATGGCGTGGTTGATGCCATGCTCAACAGCCGGGAATACAACGACTGCTTCGGGGAGGACACCGTTCCCTTCGAGCGTTTCATCACCCCCACGGATCGCACGGCACGCAAGGTTCCAGGGCTGAATCGCCCCTTCAACGCATCGGCCTACACCGACCTCACCCCGGCCAAGCGGCCCGAGGTCACGCCTCCGCAAGCAGTTCGCACCGTCGGAGACATCACCCCGCGCAACCTGCCGGAGCGGTCGACAGTCGTTCGCGGGGGCTGGAGCGCCAAGATCGCCGGCGGCGTGGTGAACACCCCAGCTCCAGGGGCGTTCGAGAGCCGCAGCATCCGGCAGCGACCAGCCCCTAGCCGCACCTGGCGTGATCCTGGAGTGAGCGCGTACTGGAGCACTCCCGGCGGTGCCGGGTTCACTGGCCCTGCTCAGAGCGCCCCAGCCAGTGGGGACTGGAAGAAAGCCGTGAGCACCAACCTCGCCACGGCCACCGCCCTGCAACCGGGCGATGCCATGCGCAATGCGCTGCGTCCTGGCCAACCCCAGGGGTTCCAACGGCGTCAGAGCCTGGGCCGTCCCGTTCGCGTCGGCCGCACAGCCACCGAAACCCAGGTTCAGGAAGCCCTCGAAGCGGTCTACCGTCAGCTGCTCAACCGGATTCCCCTGACCGCGGAACGGCTCACGGATGCCGAATCCCAGTTCCGCAACAACCAGCTCACCGCAGCAGAGTTCGTTGAACAGCTGGCCACCACTGATCTGTTCCAGCAACGTCTCAACCGGATGGCCCCACTGAGAGCTGCCTCGGCGGCCTACCTGGCGCTGCTCGGCAGGGCTGCCGAACCCCACGAGGTGAGTCGGTTCCTCGCGATCCGTTCCAAGCGGGGCCAGGTGGCCGCCGTGCAGGACTTGCTCAACTCCTCCGAATACGCCACCGCGTTCGGCCAGGACACCGTGCCTTTCCTCCGAGGTCTCCGCACGGCTCCAGGCCAGCCTCTGACCACCGTGAACCGAACGGCGGCGCTCTATGCCGGCAATGCCGGGTTGACTCCGAGCCCCAAGGGAGCCCTCTGA
- a CDS encoding trans-aconitate 2-methyltransferase, producing the protein MSVSDAATPTVSAFYDRFPYPGDPLQDGPPPGYNWRWCVDSAWACVHGVLPPAHAGDAGRCWNVLDAGCGTGVSTDYLCHLNPGSRVLAVDISPGSLAVARERTHRSGAASKVSELRIEQRSLLDLEGEGPFDYINSVGVLHHLREPEAGLQALARLLRPGGVLHLFLYADAGRWEIHRTQRALRLLSAGTGQEGLRIGRELFRVLPESNRLRRHHDQRWALDTTADVNFADMYLHPQETSYDLDGLMRFVASAELSFAGFSNPQVWDPARLLHGELLERARELSPQQQWALVEQLDPDISHFEFFLTKGAIERPSWSDDSALLQCRGTVSRCLWGWPSTELLGPDLMPLSIQAEDLGLLQVWEGEPSLGLGDLPLAMDAAERCSRARHLAGLGVLHLVA; encoded by the coding sequence GTGTCCGTCAGCGACGCCGCCACGCCCACGGTCAGTGCCTTCTACGACCGTTTCCCCTACCCCGGCGACCCCCTGCAGGACGGTCCGCCCCCGGGCTACAACTGGCGCTGGTGCGTCGACAGTGCCTGGGCCTGTGTCCACGGCGTTCTACCTCCTGCCCACGCCGGAGACGCTGGCCGCTGCTGGAACGTGCTGGATGCCGGCTGCGGCACCGGGGTGAGCACCGACTACCTCTGCCATCTCAATCCGGGGTCCCGCGTTCTGGCCGTGGACATCAGCCCAGGATCCCTGGCGGTGGCCCGCGAGCGCACGCACCGATCCGGGGCGGCGTCGAAGGTGTCGGAGCTGCGCATCGAGCAGCGCAGCCTCCTCGACCTCGAGGGTGAGGGGCCTTTCGACTACATCAATTCCGTGGGCGTGCTGCACCATCTCCGCGAGCCGGAGGCAGGCCTGCAGGCTCTGGCCCGCCTGTTGAGGCCGGGGGGCGTGCTTCACCTGTTCCTCTACGCGGATGCCGGACGGTGGGAAATCCATCGCACGCAGAGAGCGCTGCGGCTGCTGTCGGCCGGAACCGGGCAGGAAGGTCTCCGCATCGGGCGCGAGCTGTTCCGGGTTCTGCCTGAATCCAACCGACTGCGCCGCCATCACGATCAGCGCTGGGCTCTGGACACCACGGCCGATGTCAATTTCGCCGACATGTACCTGCATCCCCAGGAGACCAGCTACGACCTCGACGGCCTGATGCGGTTCGTTGCCAGTGCAGAACTCAGCTTCGCGGGTTTCTCCAATCCCCAGGTCTGGGATCCGGCCCGTCTGCTGCACGGTGAGCTGCTGGAGCGTGCCCGCGAATTGTCTCCCCAGCAGCAGTGGGCTTTGGTGGAGCAGCTGGATCCGGACATCAGCCACTTCGAATTCTTCCTCACCAAGGGGGCGATCGAGCGTCCGTCCTGGAGCGACGACAGTGCGCTGCTGCAGTGCCGGGGAACGGTCAGCCGCTGCCTGTGGGGCTGGCCGTCCACGGAGCTGCTGGGACCAGATCTGATGCCACTCAGCATCCAGGCGGAGGACCTGGGCCTGCTGCAGGTCTGGGAAGGCGAACCCAGCCTGGGTCTCGGCGACCTTCCCCTGGCGATGGATGCTGCGGAGCGTTGCAGCCGGGCCCGCCACCTCGCCGGTCTCGGGGTGCTCCATCTGGTCGCTTAA
- a CDS encoding F0F1 ATP synthase subunit B': MTSWLLLTAADAASSAAASAPEGGLFDLDATLPLMAVQVVILTFILNALFFRPVGRAVEEREGFITTSRAEAKKKLAQVKRLEADLTEQLKEARQQAQKLILEAEQDSDKLYRDALASAQAEAIATRETARREIESEKDRALGALQVEAERLGSLIVDRLLAAS, translated from the coding sequence ATGACCAGCTGGCTTCTGCTCACCGCAGCTGATGCCGCCTCCAGTGCCGCTGCCAGTGCACCGGAGGGAGGTCTTTTCGACCTCGATGCCACCTTGCCGCTGATGGCGGTCCAGGTCGTCATCCTCACCTTCATTCTCAATGCCCTGTTCTTCCGCCCCGTCGGTCGGGCAGTGGAGGAGCGCGAAGGCTTCATCACCACCAGCCGTGCTGAAGCCAAGAAGAAGCTGGCCCAGGTGAAACGCCTGGAGGCCGATCTCACGGAACAGCTCAAGGAGGCCCGTCAGCAGGCCCAGAAGCTGATCCTGGAGGCCGAGCAGGACTCCGACAAGCTCTACCGGGATGCTCTGGCGTCGGCCCAGGCCGAGGCGATCGCCACCCGTGAAACGGCTCGCCGCGAGATCGAATCTGAGAAGGACCGCGCGCTCGGTGCTCTCCAGGTGGAGGCTGAGCGACTCGGCTCCCTCATCGTCGATCGTTTGCTGGCCGCATCATGA